The sequence below is a genomic window from Deltaproteobacteria bacterium.
CAACGTGCACTTCGTGCCCAACAGCACCATCGAGCACGTCGAGAACATGACCAAGGACTTCTCCCGCTACCTCCTGGACGTGGGGGTTGGGTACCGTGAGGATACCGACGAGGTGGTGGCGGTGATGAAGGAAGTGGATGAGTCCATGCGCCAGGACACACAGTTCCGCCGGGATATGCTGGAGCCCATCGAGATCATGGGCGTGGACCGGTTCGAGGATTCCGCCGTAATCGTACGCGGGCGCCTCAAGACCCGGCCGAGCCAGCAATGGCGCATCGGCCGCGAGTACAACCGTCGTCTGAAGAAGGCGTTTGACGAGCGCGGCATCGAGATACCGTTCCCGCACCGCACCGTCTACTGGGGTGAGACCAAGCAGGGACAGCTGCCGCTGCAGGTGGAGAACCGGGCGGCCGTGAAAGCGGCAGACCCCCGAGAGGCGGAAGAGAAGCAAGCGAAGGAAGAGGAGGTGACTCTTGGCACGAGGCAGCTCAAGACTGAGCCTTGAAAAGGCGGGCATCATCGTCGACGAAACCCTGGCCGAAGCTCGCCGGCTGGAACTCCGGCCCATGGCCGTGGCCGTGCTTGACGACGGCGGCCATCTCAAGGCCTTCAAGCGCGAGGACGGCGCCAGCATCCTGCGCCCGCAGATCGCCATCGGCAAGGCCTGGGGCTCCCTGGGCATGGGCGGCTCCAGCCGCTCCATCGCCGACCGCCTCAACGAGCGCCCGACCTTCCTCGCCGCCCTTACCGCACTGGCTGACGGCAAGGTCGTCCCCGCCGCCGGCGGTCTCCTGATCCGCGACGGCGACGACGTGG
It includes:
- a CDS encoding heme-binding protein encodes the protein MIVDETLAEARRLELRPMAVAVLDDGGHLKAFKREDGASILRPQIAIGKAWGSLGMGGSSRSIADRLNERPTFLAALTALADGKVVPAAGGLLIRDGDDVVGAVGVSGGTSDEDEDIARVGVAAAGLECFD